A portion of the Trachemys scripta elegans isolate TJP31775 chromosome 9, CAS_Tse_1.0, whole genome shotgun sequence genome contains these proteins:
- the GLA gene encoding alpha-galactosidase A isoform X1, giving the protein MGTAVGSWRGATLAWVLVLLAGAEALENGLARTPTMGWLHWERFLCSTDCAREPLSCISEQLFMKMADLMVSDGWKDVGYEYVCIDDCWMSLTRDDQDRLQPDPERFPSGIRKLADYVHSKGLKLGIYADVGNKTCAGFPGSYGYYDLDAQTFANWGVDLLKFDGCNYGTQDQLAEGYRNMSLALNKTGRSIVYSCEWPLYMRPMQKPNYTEIKHYCNHWRNFADIYDAWNSVKNTLEWTALHQDSIVDVAGPGGWNDPDMLVIGNFGLSWDQQLTQMALWAIMAAPLLMSNDLRHISPQAKWLLQNKDVIAINQDPLGKQGYRISKDNNFELWERPLSGGAYAVAVLNRQEIGGPQIFSFSTSFLGNGLACNPACSIQQILPTSEDWGLHNWVSLLNVEVNPTGTVLLKVVVIGEFPDEKPVMNINKKPSPDIL; this is encoded by the exons ATGGGCACGGCTGTAGGAAGCTGGCGGGGGGCTACGCTGGCCTGGGTCCTAGTCCTGCTGGCCGGGGCTGAGGCGCTGGAGAATGGGCTGGCCCGGACCCCCACCATGGGCTGGCTGCACTGGGAGCGTTTCCTGTGCAGCACCGACTGCGCCCGGGAGCCGCTCTCCTGTATCAG TGAGCAGCTGTTTATGAAGATGGCTGACTTGATGGTGTCAGATGGCTGGAAGGATGTAGGCTATGAGTATGTCTGTATTGATGACTGCTGGATGTCTCTGACCCGAGATGATCAGGACAGGCTCCAACCTGACCCAGAACGCTTCCCCAGTGGGATCCGCAAACTGGCTGACTAC GTCCATTCCAAAGGGCTGAAGCTGGGGATTTACGCGGATGTTGGAAACAAAACCTGCGCTGGCTTCCCTGGCAGTTATGGCTACTATGACCTTGATGCCCAAACCTTTGCCAATTGGGGTGTGGATCTGCTGAAGTTCGATGGCTGTAACTATGGCACACAGGACCAACTGGCAGAAG GTTACAGGAACATGTCTCTGGCCCTGAATAAGACTGGTAGAAGCATTGTGTACTCTTGTGAATGGCCTCTCTACATGAGACCCATGCAGAAG CCCAATTACACAGAAATCAAACACTACTGCAATCACTGGAGGAACTTTGCTGACATCTATGATGCCTGGAACAGTGTTAAGAATACCCTGGAGTGGACAGCTTTACACCAAGACAGCATTGTGGATGTTGCTGGGCCAGGGGGCTGGAATGACCCTGACATG CTGGTGATCGGCAACTTTGGATTGAGCTGGGACCAGCAGCTGACTCAGATGGCGCTATGGGCTATCATGGCAGCTCCACTGCTCATGTCCAATGACCTACGTCATATCAGCCCCCAGGCCAAGTGGCTGCTTCAGAACAAAGATGTGATTGCCATCAACCAGGACCCGCTGGGCAAGCAAGGATACCGTATCAGCAAG GATAACAACTTTGAGCTCTGGGAGCGGCCTCTGTCAGGGGGTGCCTATGCTGTGGCCGTGCTGAATCGACAGGAGATTGGAGGACCCCAGATCTTCAGCTTCTCTACCTCTTTCCTTGGCAATGGCCTGGCCTGCAACCCTGCATGCTCCATCCAGCAGATCCTCCCCACCAGCGAGGACTGGGGACTACACAACTGGGTCTCGCTCTTGAACGTTGAGGTGAACCCAACGGGTACTGTGCTGCTGAAGGTGGTGGTGATCGGGGAGTTCCCAGATGAGAAGCCTGTCATGAACATTAACAAAAAACCATCTCCAGATATCTTATAA
- the GLA gene encoding alpha-galactosidase A isoform X2 has translation MGTAVGSWRGATLAWVLVLLAGAEALENGLARTPTMGWLHWERFLCSTDCAREPLSCISEQLFMKMADLMVSDGWKDVGYEYVCIDDCWMSLTRDDQDRLQPDPERFPSGIRKLADYVHSKGLKLGIYADVGNKTCAGFPGSYGYYDLDAQTFANWGVDLLKFDGCNYGTQDQLAEGYRNMSLALNKTGRSIVYSCEWPLYMRPMQKLVIGNFGLSWDQQLTQMALWAIMAAPLLMSNDLRHISPQAKWLLQNKDVIAINQDPLGKQGYRISKDNNFELWERPLSGGAYAVAVLNRQEIGGPQIFSFSTSFLGNGLACNPACSIQQILPTSEDWGLHNWVSLLNVEVNPTGTVLLKVVVIGEFPDEKPVMNINKKPSPDIL, from the exons ATGGGCACGGCTGTAGGAAGCTGGCGGGGGGCTACGCTGGCCTGGGTCCTAGTCCTGCTGGCCGGGGCTGAGGCGCTGGAGAATGGGCTGGCCCGGACCCCCACCATGGGCTGGCTGCACTGGGAGCGTTTCCTGTGCAGCACCGACTGCGCCCGGGAGCCGCTCTCCTGTATCAG TGAGCAGCTGTTTATGAAGATGGCTGACTTGATGGTGTCAGATGGCTGGAAGGATGTAGGCTATGAGTATGTCTGTATTGATGACTGCTGGATGTCTCTGACCCGAGATGATCAGGACAGGCTCCAACCTGACCCAGAACGCTTCCCCAGTGGGATCCGCAAACTGGCTGACTAC GTCCATTCCAAAGGGCTGAAGCTGGGGATTTACGCGGATGTTGGAAACAAAACCTGCGCTGGCTTCCCTGGCAGTTATGGCTACTATGACCTTGATGCCCAAACCTTTGCCAATTGGGGTGTGGATCTGCTGAAGTTCGATGGCTGTAACTATGGCACACAGGACCAACTGGCAGAAG GTTACAGGAACATGTCTCTGGCCCTGAATAAGACTGGTAGAAGCATTGTGTACTCTTGTGAATGGCCTCTCTACATGAGACCCATGCAGAAG CTGGTGATCGGCAACTTTGGATTGAGCTGGGACCAGCAGCTGACTCAGATGGCGCTATGGGCTATCATGGCAGCTCCACTGCTCATGTCCAATGACCTACGTCATATCAGCCCCCAGGCCAAGTGGCTGCTTCAGAACAAAGATGTGATTGCCATCAACCAGGACCCGCTGGGCAAGCAAGGATACCGTATCAGCAAG GATAACAACTTTGAGCTCTGGGAGCGGCCTCTGTCAGGGGGTGCCTATGCTGTGGCCGTGCTGAATCGACAGGAGATTGGAGGACCCCAGATCTTCAGCTTCTCTACCTCTTTCCTTGGCAATGGCCTGGCCTGCAACCCTGCATGCTCCATCCAGCAGATCCTCCCCACCAGCGAGGACTGGGGACTACACAACTGGGTCTCGCTCTTGAACGTTGAGGTGAACCCAACGGGTACTGTGCTGCTGAAGGTGGTGGTGATCGGGGAGTTCCCAGATGAGAAGCCTGTCATGAACATTAACAAAAAACCATCTCCAGATATCTTATAA